Proteins co-encoded in one Synechococcus elongatus PCC 6301 genomic window:
- a CDS encoding response regulator transcription factor: MEQAVSDAEILLVDDEPGLREAVQAYLEDSGFRVRTAANAQEGWEQLQQARPDLVITDVMMPRVDGYQFLAQLRGDDRFKALPVILLTARGMTGDRIQGYEAGCDDYIAKPFDPDELVVRVENLLRRRRETIAAVADTGNPDLAEVARQVAEIRAMLQQKPQLQTQATPLALDLTPREESVLKLVAQGLMNKEIARELDTSVRNIEKYVSRLFSKTGTNSRTELVRFSLEHGLAD; the protein is encoded by the coding sequence ATGGAGCAAGCTGTGAGCGACGCCGAGATCCTGTTAGTCGATGATGAGCCTGGACTGCGTGAAGCCGTTCAAGCCTATTTAGAAGACAGTGGCTTTCGAGTGCGCACAGCTGCCAATGCCCAAGAGGGTTGGGAGCAACTTCAGCAAGCCCGTCCTGATTTGGTGATCACTGATGTGATGATGCCTCGGGTTGACGGCTATCAGTTTTTGGCTCAGCTGCGAGGTGATGATCGCTTCAAGGCTTTGCCAGTGATTTTGCTGACAGCGCGGGGGATGACGGGCGATCGCATCCAAGGTTATGAAGCGGGCTGTGATGACTACATTGCCAAGCCCTTCGATCCAGATGAACTGGTGGTACGGGTCGAGAACCTGCTGCGCCGGCGCCGAGAAACGATCGCGGCTGTTGCTGACACGGGTAATCCTGACTTAGCGGAAGTTGCGCGACAAGTCGCAGAAATTCGAGCCATGCTCCAGCAGAAGCCGCAGTTGCAAACGCAGGCCACACCGCTCGCCCTGGACCTCACCCCTCGCGAAGAAAGTGTTTTGAAATTGGTTGCTCAGGGCTTGATGAACAAAGAAATTGCCCGAGAACTCGATACCAGTGTGCGCAACATTGAAAAATACGTCAGCAGGTTGTTCAGTAAGACAGGCACCAACAGCCGCACAGAATTGGTGCGCTTTTCGCTAGAGCATGGCCTAGCTGATTGA
- a CDS encoding Tic22 family protein, with protein MNKFLTSAAALVISLSGGVAIPLIAPPAAIALSDQEVAARIGRVPVFVILTKEQQPLLFTSRDKDGKEVNKTFPVFINQTQAQAALAELQKSNQPLGKDARIGSLLLPKALELILDFLKKTNDPKVTYEIIPDPKQRAKALELYKADKNIKPEQLKQLESEAFVPIFYSESLSITMTNQQGQPVKDAKGNAIRRIPLFLEYEPLAAELEKLKKQDTNAKAGEYAITVTDLLTIINTLTAAQPGSNESLIELLPPVSSLPVLQELVKQLTPTNGTTPPRATTTTPPAAGTGTTPPRATNPTPTPRPAN; from the coding sequence GTGAACAAATTTCTTACCAGTGCCGCCGCTCTAGTCATCTCCCTATCTGGAGGCGTTGCCATCCCTCTGATTGCCCCACCTGCCGCGATCGCCCTTTCGGATCAAGAAGTAGCAGCCCGCATTGGCAGAGTCCCTGTCTTTGTCATCCTGACCAAAGAACAACAGCCCCTGTTGTTCACGTCTCGGGACAAGGACGGAAAAGAAGTTAACAAAACCTTCCCGGTTTTTATCAACCAAACTCAAGCCCAAGCTGCTCTTGCAGAACTACAAAAGAGTAATCAGCCCCTCGGCAAAGACGCCAGAATTGGCTCACTTCTGTTGCCTAAAGCTTTGGAACTCATTCTTGACTTCTTGAAGAAGACCAATGACCCCAAGGTCACTTACGAAATTATCCCGGATCCCAAACAGCGGGCAAAGGCACTGGAGCTCTACAAAGCGGATAAGAACATCAAGCCGGAGCAACTCAAACAGCTAGAATCTGAAGCCTTTGTCCCAATCTTCTACTCCGAGTCCCTTTCAATCACCATGACCAATCAACAAGGTCAGCCGGTGAAGGACGCAAAGGGCAATGCCATCCGCCGCATTCCTCTCTTCTTGGAATACGAACCCTTGGCAGCAGAGTTGGAGAAACTCAAGAAACAGGACACCAATGCGAAGGCAGGGGAATACGCAATTACGGTCACGGATTTGTTGACGATTATCAACACCCTGACTGCGGCACAGCCTGGGAGTAACGAGAGCTTGATCGAATTACTTCCACCGGTCAGCAGCTTGCCAGTCCTCCAAGAATTGGTGAAGCAGCTCACGCCTACCAACGGCACCACACCGCCGCGAGCAACGACGACAACCCCACCCGCAGCAGGAACTGGGACAACTCCACCACGAGCCACCAACCCAACCCCAACACCTCGTCCGGCTAACTAG
- a CDS encoding ABC transporter substrate-binding protein, with translation MSTVLLVSCQTQVQWPWQDPGGLKLGSLLPLTGDLAQYGRPMQDTAELLVQTVNACGGVQGLPVRLIPADDETKPDRGVAAMTKLAEVDRVAGVVGAAASNVSDAALTLAVNNRVVMISPSSTSPRFTERARRGDFKGYWFRTAPSDALQGPALAKLALDQGWRSVSVIAINNDYGNGLLRSFIPAFEQAGGVVFNRDQPVLYTPDASSFDSEVEQVFRDRPDAVVLIGYPDSGALILKSAYEKGLLGQSTQMLLTDGLKTDQLAELVGRNPQGRYIVQDLVGVAPSSGGPGREAFLKRYQERFQRSPQVFDANTWDAAALLVLAAEKSKSLEGEKLKDSVAAIANGPGEPVSDICQALALVRAGKPINYQGASSELKLDNNGDVSGRYDFWQFDADGKVKILKTESFQ, from the coding sequence ATGTCTACAGTGCTACTGGTCAGTTGTCAAACGCAAGTCCAGTGGCCGTGGCAGGATCCGGGGGGGCTCAAGTTGGGTAGCCTGCTGCCGCTGACGGGAGATTTGGCTCAGTATGGCCGACCCATGCAAGACACTGCTGAATTGCTGGTGCAGACGGTCAATGCCTGCGGCGGGGTGCAGGGGCTGCCAGTCCGCCTGATTCCAGCAGACGATGAAACCAAACCCGATCGCGGCGTTGCGGCCATGACCAAACTGGCGGAAGTCGATCGGGTAGCAGGGGTGGTCGGCGCAGCGGCCAGCAATGTTTCGGATGCAGCCTTGACCCTAGCGGTCAACAACCGTGTGGTGATGATCTCGCCTTCCAGCACCAGTCCTCGTTTTACGGAACGGGCCCGCCGGGGGGATTTCAAAGGCTATTGGTTCCGAACGGCTCCCTCCGATGCGCTGCAAGGGCCAGCCTTGGCCAAACTGGCGCTGGATCAAGGCTGGCGATCGGTCTCGGTCATTGCCATCAATAATGACTACGGCAATGGGTTGCTGCGATCGTTCATTCCCGCTTTTGAGCAGGCCGGCGGAGTGGTGTTTAACCGCGATCAGCCGGTGCTTTACACGCCTGATGCCAGTAGCTTTGACAGCGAAGTGGAACAGGTTTTTCGCGATCGCCCCGATGCTGTGGTGTTGATTGGCTACCCAGATTCCGGCGCCCTCATTCTGAAAAGTGCTTACGAAAAAGGACTGTTGGGCCAGTCTACGCAAATGTTGCTGACCGATGGTCTGAAGACTGATCAATTGGCGGAGCTGGTCGGACGTAATCCTCAGGGTCGCTACATCGTGCAGGATCTCGTCGGCGTTGCCCCCAGTTCGGGCGGCCCGGGCCGCGAGGCGTTCCTCAAGCGTTATCAAGAGCGTTTTCAGCGATCGCCGCAGGTGTTTGATGCCAATACTTGGGATGCCGCAGCGCTCTTGGTTCTGGCGGCTGAGAAAAGTAAGTCCTTGGAAGGGGAAAAGCTCAAGGACAGCGTGGCAGCGATCGCTAATGGTCCGGGAGAGCCAGTCAGTGATATCTGTCAGGCCTTGGCCCTAGTGCGCGCGGGCAAACCGATCAACTATCAAGGGGCCAGTAGCGAGCTCAAGCTGGACAACAATGGCGATGTTTCTGGGCGCTATGACTTCTGGCAGTTTGATGCTGATGGCAAGGTCAAAATCCTCAAGACCGAGAGTTTTCAGTAG
- a CDS encoding putative bifunctional diguanylate cyclase/phosphodiesterase, whose product MSSPLQPFLEPANVQQLAGEALTWLFTPAGQLLLASPSAQQLSLLSDPNTLSIPSWLQQVIEKVLASNHLDQNLEPQVEQLRVALATEVVHIPLTLELQWLADVESEASFLLVTGSCQDSHQNLFLDWQQLQSLEVQRLSHKVGHWSWNRSQADEFLAPPHIYTQIGRSLHEPFTLTSFLQHCHSSLESLQANAISLGNQRSHYLWDFPVKTAHSDRWFECHCLLHHDETGELLSLVGNIRDITEEHHILSLVQDSETRFQVLIESNPNGILVLDEQGAVLFANHVAEQVFDQSLSELQGKYLGLPLTLNVTVQLDLVQPDGSLRYVEVSIVPIPWQQSKAYLALLTDITSLQQTQQRLKLLQEATENSPASILITSAEGIIEYVNPAFELMTGYGADEVIGKNPRFLKSGLMSPSFYQDLWETITAGETWRGELYNRRKTGELFWDRTSISPVKDLAGQIIHFVAVKEDITEQKRNRELLDHQANYDSLTDLPNRSLALDRLRQATALSERSNDTVIVMLLDLDRFKNINDTLGHSYGDCLLQEIAKRLRYHLPREITISRLGGDEFLIICPAVKENIHLEKLSQQLLKIISQPITIEAEELVITASIGVACYPNDGVTPEVLMRNADTAMYSAKRNGGNDFQLFMPTMNAEAHARIQLETHLRHALEQYQLKVFYQPIISLQDNHVVGLEALARWHDPELGNIPPDRFIPIAEETGLIIPLGYRVIEQACQDVAIWQQKYNYPFWVAVNLSPRQLRSNRFTQITAKILQRHNFRPNYLKLEVTEQMLLDNTSTIAQMLDTLHRKGIALALDDFGTGYSALSYLRRYPFQSLKVDQSFLRDIPHSTESCALVKTIVAMAHGLGMQAVAEGVETAEQVEFLKAIGCEYGQGYWFSRPLPAVEIDSFLAVSTGHESIS is encoded by the coding sequence ATGTCGTCCCCGCTACAGCCTTTTCTAGAGCCCGCCAACGTTCAGCAACTCGCTGGCGAGGCTTTGACATGGCTGTTTACGCCAGCAGGGCAACTTTTGCTAGCCAGTCCCTCGGCGCAACAGCTTAGTCTGCTTAGCGATCCCAATACACTGTCGATTCCCAGCTGGCTCCAGCAGGTCATTGAGAAAGTTCTTGCTAGCAATCACTTAGACCAAAACTTAGAGCCACAAGTTGAGCAGCTGCGAGTGGCTTTGGCTACTGAAGTCGTTCATATTCCCCTGACCTTAGAATTACAGTGGCTTGCGGATGTCGAGTCAGAGGCCAGCTTCCTGCTCGTCACGGGTTCCTGCCAAGACTCTCATCAAAATCTCTTTCTCGATTGGCAACAACTCCAATCTCTAGAAGTTCAGCGGCTCAGCCATAAAGTTGGGCACTGGAGCTGGAATCGAAGTCAGGCAGATGAGTTCCTTGCTCCGCCACATATTTATACGCAGATAGGCCGCTCTCTTCATGAACCTTTTACACTCACTAGTTTTCTGCAGCATTGTCATAGCTCGCTGGAAAGCCTTCAAGCCAATGCTATTTCTCTAGGCAATCAGCGATCGCATTATCTATGGGATTTTCCAGTTAAAACGGCTCATAGCGATCGCTGGTTTGAATGCCACTGTCTGCTGCATCATGATGAGACAGGCGAGCTGCTTAGCTTAGTAGGGAATATCCGAGATATTACTGAAGAGCATCATATTCTCAGCCTCGTTCAAGATAGCGAAACCCGTTTTCAAGTCCTGATTGAAAGCAATCCCAACGGTATTCTTGTCCTCGATGAGCAAGGTGCTGTCCTCTTCGCCAACCATGTCGCTGAGCAAGTCTTTGATCAATCCCTCAGCGAATTACAAGGTAAGTATTTAGGGCTGCCGTTAACCCTTAACGTCACGGTTCAGCTCGATCTGGTGCAACCGGACGGCAGCCTACGCTATGTCGAAGTCTCGATCGTACCAATTCCTTGGCAGCAATCCAAAGCTTATCTCGCACTTCTCACCGATATTACCAGTCTCCAGCAGACTCAGCAGCGCCTGAAATTACTACAAGAAGCAACTGAAAATAGCCCTGCCAGTATTTTGATTACTAGTGCCGAAGGCATCATCGAATATGTTAATCCTGCCTTTGAACTCATGACTGGCTATGGTGCTGATGAAGTGATTGGTAAAAATCCTCGCTTTCTCAAGTCAGGCTTGATGTCTCCTAGTTTTTATCAAGACCTTTGGGAGACGATCACGGCTGGCGAAACTTGGCGCGGTGAGCTTTACAATCGGCGCAAAACAGGTGAGCTTTTTTGGGATCGCACATCGATTTCGCCTGTCAAGGACTTAGCAGGACAGATCATTCATTTTGTTGCTGTCAAAGAAGATATCACTGAGCAAAAACGGAACCGCGAGTTGCTTGATCATCAAGCTAATTATGATAGCTTAACCGATCTGCCTAACCGCAGTCTTGCCCTTGATCGACTGCGACAAGCAACTGCTTTGAGTGAGCGCAGCAACGATACTGTCATTGTGATGTTGCTCGATCTCGATCGCTTTAAAAATATCAATGATACTTTGGGGCATTCCTATGGCGACTGCCTGCTTCAAGAAATAGCGAAGCGGCTGCGTTATCATCTCCCGCGAGAAATTACTATTTCACGCCTTGGGGGTGATGAGTTTCTGATTATCTGCCCTGCCGTCAAGGAAAATATCCACCTAGAAAAACTATCTCAACAGCTCCTCAAGATTATTTCTCAGCCAATCACTATTGAGGCTGAGGAGCTCGTGATCACGGCAAGTATTGGTGTTGCCTGCTATCCCAACGATGGCGTCACGCCAGAAGTTTTGATGCGCAACGCTGATACCGCGATGTATAGCGCTAAGCGTAATGGCGGCAATGACTTCCAGCTCTTTATGCCGACGATGAATGCTGAAGCTCACGCCCGCATTCAACTTGAAACTCATCTACGACATGCCCTAGAGCAGTACCAACTAAAGGTTTTCTATCAACCGATCATCAGTTTGCAAGATAATCATGTGGTTGGCCTTGAAGCTCTGGCACGCTGGCATGATCCTGAGCTGGGTAACATCCCCCCCGATCGCTTTATCCCCATCGCTGAAGAGACCGGTTTAATTATTCCTCTGGGCTATCGAGTTATCGAACAAGCCTGCCAAGATGTTGCTATTTGGCAACAGAAATACAACTATCCATTTTGGGTTGCGGTCAACCTTTCACCTCGGCAATTGCGCAGCAATCGCTTCACCCAAATTACAGCTAAAATCCTACAAAGACATAACTTTCGACCGAACTATCTCAAGCTCGAAGTTACCGAGCAAATGCTGCTCGATAATACCTCGACTATTGCGCAAATGCTGGATACTCTTCATCGCAAAGGAATTGCCCTCGCCCTTGATGACTTTGGAACGGGTTACTCTGCCCTTAGCTATCTGCGACGGTATCCATTTCAATCGCTGAAGGTCGATCAAAGCTTCCTCAGAGATATTCCCCATTCCACCGAAAGTTGTGCCCTTGTTAAAACGATTGTGGCGATGGCTCACGGGTTGGGAATGCAAGCGGTTGCCGAAGGAGTTGAAACCGCTGAGCAGGTTGAATTTCTTAAGGCAATTGGCTGCGAATACGGACAGGGCTACTGGTTTAGCCGACCGTTACCAGCCGTTGAAATCGATAGTTTTCTCGCTGTATCAACCGGGCATGAATCAATCAGCTAG
- a CDS encoding heme oxygenase (biliverdin-producing), which translates to MGANLATKLREGTKKAHTMAENVGFVKCFLKGVVEKNSYRKLVANLYFVYSAMEEELERHRDNDKIAGIYFPVLNRKTSLERDLAFYYGEDWRQQIQPSKAAQSYVARIREVSNTAPELLVGHAYTRYLGDLSGGQILKTIAQRGMNLDGAGTAFYEFEAIEDEKAFKQTYRQAMDTLPVDEATADRIVEEANDAFGMNMAMFQELEGNLVAAIGKMFFNSLTRRFVRGSTELATAAE; encoded by the coding sequence ATGGGCGCGAATCTAGCAACCAAACTGCGTGAAGGCACCAAAAAGGCACACACCATGGCCGAAAACGTCGGCTTTGTGAAGTGCTTCCTCAAAGGGGTTGTCGAGAAAAACTCCTACCGTAAGCTGGTCGCGAACCTCTACTTCGTCTACTCCGCCATGGAAGAGGAGCTTGAACGCCATCGCGACAACGACAAAATTGCAGGCATCTACTTTCCTGTGCTGAATCGGAAGACCAGCCTTGAGCGGGATCTCGCCTTCTACTACGGTGAAGATTGGCGGCAACAAATCCAACCTTCCAAAGCAGCCCAATCCTACGTAGCTCGTATTCGGGAGGTCTCCAACACTGCACCTGAGCTATTGGTTGGCCATGCCTATACTCGCTATCTGGGCGACCTGTCGGGCGGTCAAATCTTGAAAACGATCGCGCAACGCGGCATGAACTTGGACGGGGCAGGCACCGCCTTCTACGAGTTCGAAGCGATTGAAGATGAAAAAGCCTTCAAACAAACCTATCGGCAAGCCATGGACACGTTGCCAGTTGATGAAGCAACCGCCGATCGCATTGTTGAAGAAGCCAATGATGCTTTTGGGATGAATATGGCCATGTTCCAAGAGCTAGAAGGAAATCTTGTCGCAGCGATCGGCAAGATGTTCTTTAATTCCCTGACACGCCGTTTTGTACGCGGCAGCACAGAGTTAGCAACTGCAGCCGAATAA